TGGTGCGCATGGAGGAGATGCGTCAGTCGCTGCGCATCGTGGAGCAGGCCCTGAAGCAGATGCCCAAGAACGGGCCTATCATGGCCGAGGGCCTCAAGAGGGTGCTGCGACCTCCCTCTGGCGAGGTTTACGCCCGCACCGAGTCGCCCCGAGGCGAGTACGGGGTCTACATCGTCTCCCGCGGCGCCGACAAGCCCTGGCGTCACAAGGTGCGGGGGGCATCCTTCTGCAACCTGTCCGCCCTCCGGGAAATGGTGATCGGCAACTACGTGGCCGACGCCATCATCATCCTCGGCTCCATCGACATAGTCCTGTGCGAGGTGGACCGGTGATCGGCGACAACCCCTGGCTGGACGGGCTGTTGCGGCTGCTGGTCATAGCTGTCGCCATTCCCCTGGCGGTCATCGTCCTCAACTACCTGGAGCGGAAGGTCATCGGCCGAGTCCAGAACCGCCTGGGCCCCATGCGGGTAGGCCCCTACGGCACCCTCCAGGCTGTGGCCGACACCATCAAGCTCCTGACGAAGGAGGACGTGCGTCCCCACAGCGCCGACCGCTGGACCTTCGAGCTGGCGCCCTACGTGGTGGTGGTGCCCTCGGTGGTGGCGCTGGTGACGCTGCCTCTGACCGAAGACCTGTTCGTGCGCAACCTGGCCCTGGGCCTGTTCTTCATCCTGGCCGTCTCCACCCTCTCCATCGTCGGCCTGGTGATGGCTGGCTGGGGGTCCGACAACAAGTACGCCATACTGGGGGCTATGCGCTCCGCCGCCCAGCTCATCAGCTACGAGATCCCGCTGGTGATGGCGGCGGTGGCGGTGGCCATGGTGGCCCATACCCCCGACGGCCGCGGCACCCTCGACCTGGTGCAGATCGTGGACGGTCAGGGGCGGGTGCCCTACATCGTGTGGCAGCCCCTGGCCTTCCTGATCTTCACCGTGGCCGCCCTGGCCGAGCTCTACCGCCAGCCCTTCGACATCCCCGTGGCCGAGTCGGAGGTGGTGGGCGGCCCCTTCGTGGAGTACTCGGGCATGCGCTGGGCCATGTTCATGATGGCCGAATACGTCAACCTGGTGCTGCTCTCGGCCCTGACCGCCATCGTCTTCCTGGGTGGCTGGAACTGGCCTCTGGGCAACGAGGTGGGGCCGGCGCTGCAGGTGCCCCTCATGGCCGTCAAGACAGCCATATTCATCCTCTTCTTCTTCTGGGCCAGGGCCATCCTGCCCAGGCTGCGCATCGACCAGCTGATGGCCTATTCGTGGCAGGTGCTGCTGCCCCTGGCCTTCTACCAGATCATCGCCAACGGCCTGGTGCTGGTCTACGACTGGCCCGATGTGGTCCTGGGCGTCCTGTCCGGTGCCGGGGCCATGGCTGCCATATTCCTGACCTACCGCATGGCGCGTCGGCCGGCCCCCGTGCGGCGTCCGGTGGCCGTCGCTGCGACAAGCATGAGAGAGGTGAAGGTCTGACATGCTGGGCATCCTCAAGACCATCGCTGCCAGCGTGGGCATCGCCGCTCGCAAGCCGGTGACCGTCCAGTATCCCACCGAGAAGAAGCAGCTACCGCAGCGGTCGCGGGGCTTCCCGACGCTCCTTTGGGACTTCGAGCACGACGAGCCTTTCTGCACTGGCTGTCAGGTGTGCGCTCGTTATTGCCCCACCGACTGCATGACGGTGACCATGAAGGACAACCCCAAGTACGCGGAGGGCAAAAGTCCGCGCAAGAAGATCGTGGACACCTTCTACATCGACTACGCCCGTTGCATGCGCTGCGACATATGCGTCGAGGTGTGCAACTTCGACGCCATCGTCATGGACAACACCTGGCGCAGCGTGGAGATGTCCCGCTTCGACCGCCAGGACCTGATCATGGACCTGGAGGCCCTCCTGCGGCCGTCCAAGACGGGCCAGCTCCCCAATCCCTTCCGGGAGCCCATGGGGGTGGCCCACAGCGGCTGGCGGCCCAAGAGCGAGGGCGCCGAGAGGGGCGGCGAGGAGGAGTAGCAGTCCCGCAACGGAGGAGAGCTAGGACTAGAGCCTTACGGGTGGGGGCGCTATGATGGGCCGGGGGAAGTTCCCCCGGCACTCTCTGCGTAGCGCCCCAGGGCATTGACAGGATGACGCTGGAAGAGGGGATCTTCTACGTTGTCGCGGCGGTGACGACCCTGGGCGGCCTGGGGGTGGTGCTCGCCCGCAATGTCGTCTACGCCGCCCTCTTCCTCATCGTCGCCCTCCTGGGCGTGGCCGGCATCTTCCTGCTGCTGGCTGCCGAGTTCCTGGCCATCGTGCAGGTGCTCATATACGGTGCCGCCGTCACCATCCTCGTCCTGTTCGTGCTCATGCTGACGAGGGCACGGGACGTGCCCCAACGGGTGGACAGCCCCCAGCGGCCGCTGGCCTTCTTGCTGGCCTCGGCCCTGCTGGGCCTGCTGGTGACGGCCATAGTGACCACCGATTGGGCGGCCCTGGGGGCGACGGAGCAGATCCACCTGGTGCCGGCGCGGGAGCTGGGGCGCTCCCTCTTCAGCAACTGGTCGGTGCCCTTCGAGGTGGCCTCGCTGGTGCTCATCGTGGCCCTGGTGGGGGCCGTCATCCTGGCCCGCATAGAGGAGGGGGAGGAATGATCCCCATCCAGCACTTTCTGGTGTTGGGGGCCATCCTGTTCGCCCTGGGGGTCTACGGGGTGCTGGCGCGGCGCAGCGCCGTCCTCATCCTCATGTCGGTGGAGCTGATGCTGCAAGCGGTGAGCATCAACTTCGTGGCCTTCGCGGCCTATCTGGCGCCGCAGGAGTTTCGTGGTCTCATCTTCGCCATCTTCGTGATCACCATCGCCGCGGCCGAGGTGGGCCTGGCGCTGGCCATCATCCTGCGGCTGTTCCGCAACCGGGCCACGGCCAACGTCGACGAGGTGGACACGCTTCGATGGTAGGCATGGAGCACGCCTGGCTGCTGCCGACGCTGCCCTTCGGGGCGTTCGTGGTTTTGCTGCTGCTGGGGCCTTATCTCCCGCGAAGGGGGGACTGGCTGGCCATCGGTGCCGTGGCGGCGAGCTTCGTCCTCTACGCCTTCATGCTGGCCGACCTGCTGGGCGCCCTGGACGAAGGCCCCTTCGAGGGGGTGGCCTCGGGCATCGACTGGCTGCGCTTCGGCACCTTTCACGTGACCCTGGGCTTCCTGTTCGACCAGCTGGCGGCGGTGATGCTGGCGGTGGTGACCTTCGTGGGGACGCTGATCTTCATCTACTCCACGGGCTACATGAAGGGCGACCCCCGCTATGGCTGGTTCTTCGCCGCCATGAGCCTGTTCGTGGCCTCCATGGTCACGCTGGTGCTGGCCGACAACCTGCTGCTGCTGTACGCCGCCTGGGAGGGGGTGGGCTTCTGCTCCTTCCTGCTCATCGGCTTCTGGCACGAGCGGCGGTCGGCGGCGGAGGCGGCCAAGAAGGCCTTCATCACCACCCGTATCGGCGACGTGGGCTTCCTCATCGGCATCGTGCTGCTGTGGCGGGAGGCGGGCACGTTCAACCTGAAGGAGATATTCGAGTTCGCCGAAGCCGGTGGCTACAGCCGCGAATACCTGACGCTGGCGGTGCTGCTCCTGTTCGCTGGGGCGGTGGGCAAGTCCGCCCAGTTCCCGCTGCACGTGTGGCTTCCCGATGCCATGGAGGGGCCGACGCCCGTTTCGGCCCTCATTCACGCTGCCACCATGGTGGTGGCCGGTGTGTACCTGGTGGCCCGCACCATGCCCC
Above is a genomic segment from Dehalococcoidia bacterium containing:
- the nuoH gene encoding NADH-quinone oxidoreductase subunit NuoH, with protein sequence MIGDNPWLDGLLRLLVIAVAIPLAVIVLNYLERKVIGRVQNRLGPMRVGPYGTLQAVADTIKLLTKEDVRPHSADRWTFELAPYVVVVPSVVALVTLPLTEDLFVRNLALGLFFILAVSTLSIVGLVMAGWGSDNKYAILGAMRSAAQLISYEIPLVMAAVAVAMVAHTPDGRGTLDLVQIVDGQGRVPYIVWQPLAFLIFTVAALAELYRQPFDIPVAESEVVGGPFVEYSGMRWAMFMMAEYVNLVLLSALTAIVFLGGWNWPLGNEVGPALQVPLMAVKTAIFILFFFWARAILPRLRIDQLMAYSWQVLLPLAFYQIIANGLVLVYDWPDVVLGVLSGAGAMAAIFLTYRMARRPAPVRRPVAVAATSMREVKV
- a CDS encoding 4Fe-4S binding protein, translating into MLGILKTIAASVGIAARKPVTVQYPTEKKQLPQRSRGFPTLLWDFEHDEPFCTGCQVCARYCPTDCMTVTMKDNPKYAEGKSPRKKIVDTFYIDYARCMRCDICVEVCNFDAIVMDNTWRSVEMSRFDRQDLIMDLEALLRPSKTGQLPNPFREPMGVAHSGWRPKSEGAERGGEEE
- a CDS encoding NADH-quinone oxidoreductase subunit J, with the protein product MTLEEGIFYVVAAVTTLGGLGVVLARNVVYAALFLIVALLGVAGIFLLLAAEFLAIVQVLIYGAAVTILVLFVLMLTRARDVPQRVDSPQRPLAFLLASALLGLLVTAIVTTDWAALGATEQIHLVPARELGRSLFSNWSVPFEVASLVLIVALVGAVILARIEEGEE
- the nuoK gene encoding NADH-quinone oxidoreductase subunit NuoK, whose product is MIPIQHFLVLGAILFALGVYGVLARRSAVLILMSVELMLQAVSINFVAFAAYLAPQEFRGLIFAIFVITIAAAEVGLALAIILRLFRNRATANVDEVDTLRW